A region of Leptospira bouyouniensis DNA encodes the following proteins:
- the coxB gene encoding cytochrome c oxidase subunit II: MSWSSLIPATSFMPIQATEIAKEVDLLYAFLIIASLVSFVILIGGMTWFLIKFKRTSLDQKSAYITHNNFAEFLWSFIPLVIMMGIFYWGMVIFEKLRTPPEDVAAEIHVTAEQWAWTYRYANGKEFYSSANDPMIIPAGKATKLILTSKDVIHSFYVPAFRTKQDAVPGKLTQLWFEPKQPGEYIVFCTEYCGTKHSGMMIKIKAIPSEEYAAWYHAEKKGADTPADLGKTLFAQKACASCHSIDGSRVVGPTMKGLFGSERKFTDGTKTKADENYLRESILVSSAKIVETYPAAMPLFQGQLSDEDVANLIEYIKSIK; this comes from the coding sequence ATGTCTTGGAGCAGTCTCATTCCAGCGACCTCGTTCATGCCTATTCAGGCCACTGAAATCGCAAAAGAAGTCGATCTTCTCTATGCATTTCTGATCATAGCAAGCCTTGTTTCGTTTGTCATCTTGATTGGTGGAATGACATGGTTCCTCATCAAGTTCAAACGTACAAGTTTAGACCAGAAATCCGCATACATTACTCACAATAATTTTGCAGAGTTTCTTTGGTCCTTTATCCCTCTCGTCATCATGATGGGAATTTTTTATTGGGGTATGGTCATTTTTGAAAAACTCAGAACTCCACCAGAAGATGTGGCGGCAGAAATTCATGTCACTGCAGAGCAGTGGGCATGGACATACCGTTATGCAAACGGAAAAGAGTTTTATAGTTCTGCAAATGACCCAATGATCATTCCAGCAGGTAAAGCGACAAAACTCATCCTCACATCCAAAGACGTCATCCATAGTTTTTATGTTCCAGCGTTTAGAACCAAACAAGATGCGGTTCCAGGCAAACTCACTCAACTTTGGTTTGAACCAAAACAACCAGGCGAATACATCGTATTTTGTACGGAATACTGTGGGACCAAACACTCAGGCATGATGATCAAGATCAAAGCGATCCCTTCTGAAGAGTATGCTGCTTGGTACCATGCTGAGAAAAAAGGCGCAGACACTCCTGCTGATTTAGGAAAAACTTTATTTGCTCAAAAAGCTTGTGCTTCTTGCCATTCTATTGATGGATCAAGAGTAGTCGGACCTACGATGAAAGGTCTTTTTGGATCTGAACGTAAGTTCACTGATGGAACGAAAACAAAAGCGGATGAAAACTATCTTCGCGAATCCATCCTTGTTTCTTCTGCAAAAATCGTAGAAACTTACCCTGCTGCGATGCCGTTATTCCAAGGCCAATTGTCTGATGAAGACGTTGCCAACTTAATTGAATATATCAAATCCATTAAATAA